A portion of the Vulpes vulpes isolate BD-2025 chromosome 5, VulVul3, whole genome shotgun sequence genome contains these proteins:
- the MADD gene encoding MAP kinase-activating death domain protein isoform X24: MVQKKKFCPRLLDYLVIVGARHPSSDSVAQTPELLRRYPLEDHAEFPLPPDVVFFCQPEGCLSVRQRRMSLRDDTSFVFTLTDKDTGVTRYGICVNFYRSFQKRMPKDKGDGGAGSRGKEGPRATCAPEEIGTESSESGLSLQPPSADSAPNVTQSPRGKPRAKTGSRSRNSTLTSLCVLSHYPFFSTFRECLYTLKRLVDCCSERLLGKKLGIPRGIQRDTMWRIFTGSLLVEEKSSALLHDLREIEAWIYRLLRSPVPVSGQKRVDIEVLPQELQQALTFALPDPSRFTLVDFPLHLPLELLGVDACLQVLTCILLEHKVVLQSRDYNALSMSVMAFVAMIYPLEYMFPVIPLLPTCMASAEQLLLAPTPYIIGVPASFFLYKLDFKMPDDVWLVDLDSNRVIAPTNAEMLPILPEPESLELKKHLKQALASMSLNTQPILNLEKFHEGQEIPLLLGRPSNDLQSTPSTEFNPLIYGNDVDSVDVATRVAMVRFFNSPNVLQGFQMHTRTLRLFPRPVVAFQAGSFLASRPRQTPFAEKLARTQAVEYFGEWILNPTNYAFQRIHNNMFDPALIGDKPKWYAHQLQPIHYRVYDSNSQLAEALSVPRERDSDSDPTDDSGSDSMDYDDSSSSYSSLGDFVSEMMKCDINGDTPNVDPLTHAALGDASEVEIDELQNQKESEEPGPDSENSQENPPLRSSSSTTASSSPSTVIHGANSEPADSTEVDDKAAVGVSKPPPTVPPSIGKSNVDRRQTEIGEGSVHRRTYDNPYFEPQYGFPPEEEDDEQGESYTPRFSQHVNGNRAQKMLRPNSLKLASDSDAESDSRASSPTSTVSNTSTEGFGGIMSFASSLYRNHSTSFSLSNLTLPTKGAREKTTPFPSLKVFGLNTLMEIVTEAGPGSGEGNRRALVDQKSSVIKHSPTVKREPPSPQGRSSNSSENQQFLKEVVHSVLDGQGVGWLNMKKVRRLLESEQLRVFVLSKLNRTVQSEDDARQDVIPDVEISRKVYKGMLDLLKCTVLSLEQSYAHAGLGGMASIFGLLEIAQTHYYSKEPDKRKRSPTESVNTPVGKDPGLAGRGDPKAMAQLRVPQLGPRAPSAAGKGPKELDTRSLKEENFVASVELWNKHQEVKKQKALEKQRPEVIKPVFDLGETEEKKSQISADSGVSLTSGSQRTDTDSVIGVSPAVMIRSSSQDSEVSTVVSNSSGETLGADSDLSSNAGDGPGGEGSTHLASSRGTLSDSEIETNSATSTIFGKAHSLKPSVKEKLVGSPVRSSEDVSQRVYLYEGLLGRDKGSMWDQLEDAAMETFSISKERSTLWDQMQFWEDAFLDAVMLEREGMGMDQGPQEMIDRYLSLGEHDRKRLEDDEDRLLATLLHNLISYMLLMKVNKNDIRKKVRRLMGKSHIGLVYSQQINEVLDQLVNLNGRDLSIRSSGSRHMKKQTFVVHAGTDTNGDIFFMEVCDDCVVLRSNIGTVYERWWYEKLINMTYCPKTKVLCLWRRNGSETQLNKFYTKKCRELYYCVKDSMERAAARQQSIKPGPELGGEFPVQDMKTGEGGLLQVTLEGINLKFMHNQFLKLKKW; this comes from the exons ATGGTGCAAAAGAAGAAGTTCTGTCCTCGGTTACTTGACTATCTCGTGATCGTAGGGGCCAG GCACCCAAGCAGTGATAGTGTGGCCCAGACTCCTGAATTATTACGGCGCTACCCACTGGAGGACCACGCTGAGTTTCCCCTGCCCCCAGACGTAGTGTTCTTCTGCCAACCAGAGGGCTGTCTGAGTGTGCGGCAGCGGCGCATGAGCCTGCGGGATGATACTTCTTTTGTCTTCACCCTCACTGACAAGGACACTGGAGTCACTCGTTATGGCATCTGTGTTAACTTCTACCGCTCCTTCCAGAAGCGTATGCCTAAGGACaagggggatgggggggcagggTCCCGTGGGAAGGAAGGACCCCGTGCTACTTGTGCCCCAGAAGAGATTGGCACTGAGAGCTCAGAGAGTGGCTTGTCCCTGCAGCCTCCCAGTGCTGACTCTGCCCCTAATGTAACTCAGTCTCCTCGGGGCAAACCCCGAGCCAAGACGGGGAGCCGCTCCCGCAATAGTACTCTGACATCCTTGTGCGTGCTCAGCCACTATCCCTTCTTCTCCACCTTCCGAGAATGTCTGTACACCCTCAAACGTCTGGTGGACTGCTGCAGTGAGCGGCTGCTGGGCAAGAAACTAGGCATCCCTCGAGGTATACAAAG GGACACTATGTGGCGCATCTTTACTGGATCATTGCTAGTGGAGGAGAAGTCAAGTGCCCTTCTTCATGACCTTCGAGAGATTGAGGCCTGGATCTATCGATTGCTGCGCTCCCCAGTGCCTGTCTCTGGGCAGAAGCGAGTGGACATTGAGGTCCTACCCCAGGAGCTCCAACAAGCTCTGACCTTTGCTCTTCCAGACCCTTCTCGATTCACCCTAGTGGATTTCCCACTGCACCTTCCCTTGGAACTTCTGGGTGTGGATGCCTGTCTCCAGGTGCTAACCTGCATCCTGTTAGAGCACAAG GTGGTGCTACAGTCCCGAGACTACAATGCCCTCTCTATGTCTGTGATGGCGTTTGTGGCAATGATCTACCCGCTGGAGTATATGTTTCCTGTAATCCCACTGCTGCCCACCTGCATGGCATCGGCAGAACAG cTGCTGTTAGCTCCAACTCCGTACATCATCGGGGTCCCTGCCAGCTTCTTCCTCTACAAACTGGACTTCAAAATGCCTGATGATGTATGGCTGGTGGATCTGGACAGCAATAGG GTGATTGCCCCCACCAATGCAGAAATGCTACCAATCCTGCCAGAACCGGAATCGTTGGagctgaaaaagcatttgaagcAG GCCCTTGCCAGCATGAGTCTCAACACCCAGCCCATCCTCAATCTGGAGAAATTCCATGAAGGCCAAGAGATCCCCCTTCTCTTGGGTAGGCCTTCTAACGACTTGCAGTCCACACCTTCCACTGAATTCAACCCACTCATCTATGGCAATGATGTAGATTCTGTGGATGTTGCAACCAG AGTGGCCATGGTCCGTTTCTTCAACTCCCCCAACGTGCTGCAGGGCTTTCAGATGCACACACGTACCCTGCGTCTCTTCCCTCGGCCTGTGGTAGCTTTTCAAGCTGGCTCCTTTCTAGCCTCACGTCCCCGGCAGACTCCTTTTGCTGAGAAACTGGCCAGGACACAGGCTGTGGAGTACTTTGGAGAATGGATCCTTAACCCCACCAACTATGCCTTCCAGCGAATTCACAACA ACATGTTTGATCCAGCCCTGATTGGTGACAAGCCAAAGTGGTATGCTCATCAGCTGCAGCCTATCCATTATCGAGTCTATGATAGCAATTCCCAGCTGGCAGAGGCACTGAGTGTGCCACGAGAGCGTGACTCTGACTCTGACCCTACTGATGACAG TGGCAGTGATAGTATGGATTATGATGACTCAAGCTCTTCCTACTCCTCCCTTGGTGACTTTGTCAGTGAAATGATGAAATGTGACATCAATGGTGATACTCCCA ATGTGGATCCATTGACACACGCAGCCCTGGGGGATGCCAGTGAGGTGGAGATTGATGAGCTGCAAAACCAGAAGGAATCAGAGGAACCTGGCCCAGATAGTGAGAACTCTCAGGAAAACCCGCCACTGCGCTCCAGCTCCAGCACCACTGCCAGCAGTAGCCCCAGCACTGTCATCCATGGAGCTAATTCT GAACCTGCTGACTCAACGGAGGTGGACGATAAGGCAGCAGTAGGTGTCTCCAAGCCCCCCCCCACAGTGCCTCCCAGCATTGGCAAATCGAACGTGGACAGGCGTCAGACAGAAATTGGAGAGGGGTCAGTGCACCGGCGAACCTATGACAATCCATACTTCGAGCCCCAGTATGGCTTTCCCCCTGAGGAGGAGGATGATGAGCAGGGGGAAAGTTACACTCCCCGATTCAGCCAACATGTCAATGGCAATCG GGCTCAAAAGATGCTGCGGCCCAACAGCTTGAAACTGGCAAGCGACTCAGATGCAGAGTCAGACTCTCGAGCGAGCTCTCCCACCTCCACCGTCTCCAACACCAGCACCGAGGGCTTCGGGGGCATCATGTCTTTTGCCA GCAGCCTGTATCGAAACCACAGTACAAGCTTCAGTCTTTCAAACCTCACACTGCCCACCAAAGGTGCCCGAGAGAAGACGACCCCCTTCCCCAGTCTGAAAG TATTTGGGCTAAATACTCTAATGGAGATTGTTACTGAAGCCGGCCCCGGGAGTGGTGAAG GAAACAGGAGGGCCTTAGTGGACCAGAAGTCATCTGTTATTAAACACAGCCCAACAGTGAAAAGAGAGCCTCCATCACCTCAGGGTCGATCCAGCAATTCTAG TGAGAACCAGCAGTTCCTGAAGGAAGTGGTACACAGCGTGCTGGATGGCCAGGGTGTTGGCTGGCTCAACATGAAAAAGGTGCGTCGGCTGCTGGAGAGTGAGCAGCTGCGAGTCTTTGTCCTGAGCAAGCTGAACCGAACTGTGCAGTCAGAGGATGATGCCCGGCAGGACGTCATCCCCGATGTG GAGATCAGCAGAAAGGTGTACAAGGGGATGTTAGACCTGCTCAAGTGCACAGTACTCAGCCTGGAGCAGTCCTATGCCCACGCAGGTCTGGGTGGCATGGCCAGCATCTTTGGGCTTCTGGAGATTGCCCAGACCCACTACTATAGTAAAG AACCAGACAAGCGGAAGAGAAGTCCAACAGAGAGTGTAAATACACCAGTTGGCAAGGATCCTGGCCTGGCTGGGCGGGGGGACCCAAAAGCTATGGCACAGCTGAGAGTACCCCAGCTGGGCCCTCGGGCGCCAAGTGCTGCAGGAAAGGGTCCCAAAGAACTAGACACCAGAAGtttaaaggaagagaattttGTAGCATCTGTTG AATTGTGGAACAAGCACCAGgaagtgaaaaagcaaaaagcTTTGGAAAAACAGA GGCCTGAAGTAATCAAACCCGTCTTTGACCTTGGTGAGACAGAGGAGAAAAAGTCCCAGATCAGCGCAGACAGTGGTGTGAGCCTGACATCTGGTTCCCAG AGGACTGATACAGACTCTGTCATTGGTGTGAGTCCAGCTGTTATGATCCGAAGCTCAAGTCAGGACTCTGAAGTTAGCACCGTG gtGAGTAATAGTTCTGGAGAGACCCTTGGAGCAGATAGTGACCTGAGCAGCAATGCAGGTGATGGACCAGGTGGTGAAGGCAGCACCCACTTGGCAAGCTCTCGGGGCACTTTGTCTGATAGTGAAATTGAGACCAATTCTGCTACCAGCACCATCTTT GGGAAAGCCCATAGCTTGAAGCCAAGTGTAAAGGAGAAGCTGGTGGGCAGCCCAGTTCGCTCTTCCGAAGATGTAAGCCAGCGGGTCTATCTGTACGAGGGACTCCTAG GAAGGGACAAAGGATCGATGTGGGACCAGTTAGAGGATGCGGCTATGGAGACCTTTTCTATAA GCAAAGAACGTTCTACTTTGTGGGACCAAATGCAGTTCTGGGAAGATGCATTCTTAGATGCTGTGATGTTGGAGAGAGAAGGGATGGGAATGGACCAGGGTCCCCAGGAAATGATCGACAG GTACCTGTCCCTGGGAGAACATGACCGGAAGCGCCTAGAGGATGATGAAGATCGTTTGCTGGCCACACTTTTGCACAACCTCATCTCCTACATGCTGCTGATGAAG GTAAATAAGAATGACATCCGGAAGAAGGTGAGGCGCCTAATGGgaaagtcccatattgggcttgtGTACAGCCAGCAAATCAATGAAGTGCTTGATCAGCTGGTGAACCTG aaTGGACGTGATCTCTCTATCCGGTCCAGTGGCAGCCGGCACATGAAAAAGCAGACATTTGTGGTACATGCAGGGACAGACACAAATGGAGACATCTTCTTCATGGAG GTGTGTGATGACTGTGTGGTGTTACGTAGTAACATCGGGACGGTGTATGAGCGCTGGTGGTATGAGAAGCTCATCAACATGACCTACTGTCCCAAGACCAAGGTGTTGTGCTTGTGGCGTAGAAATGGCTCTGAGACTCAGCTCAACAAATTCTATACTAAGAAG TGTCGGGAGCTGTACTACTGTGTGAAGGACAGCATGGAGCGGGCTGCTGCCCGGCAGCAAAGCATCAAACCTG GCCCTGAACTGGGTGGCGAGTTCCCTGTGCAGGACATGAAGACTGGTGAGGGTGGCTTGCTGCAGGTCACCCTAGAAGGGATCAATCTCAAGTTCATGCACAACCAG TTCCTGAAATTAAAGAAGTGGTGA
- the MADD gene encoding MAP kinase-activating death domain protein isoform X14 has product MVQKKKFCPRLLDYLVIVGARHPSSDSVAQTPELLRRYPLEDHAEFPLPPDVVFFCQPEGCLSVRQRRMSLRDDTSFVFTLTDKDTGVTRYGICVNFYRSFQKRMPKDKGDGGAGSRGKEGPRATCAPEEIGTESSESGLSLQPPSADSAPNVTQSPRGKPRAKTGSRSRNSTLTSLCVLSHYPFFSTFRECLYTLKRLVDCCSERLLGKKLGIPRGIQRDTMWRIFTGSLLVEEKSSALLHDLREIEAWIYRLLRSPVPVSGQKRVDIEVLPQELQQALTFALPDPSRFTLVDFPLHLPLELLGVDACLQVLTCILLEHKVVLQSRDYNALSMSVMAFVAMIYPLEYMFPVIPLLPTCMASAEQLLLAPTPYIIGVPASFFLYKLDFKMPDDVWLVDLDSNRVIAPTNAEMLPILPEPESLELKKHLKQALASMSLNTQPILNLEKFHEGQEIPLLLGRPSNDLQSTPSTEFNPLIYGNDVDSVDVATRVAMVRFFNSPNVLQGFQMHTRTLRLFPRPVVAFQAGSFLASRPRQTPFAEKLARTQAVEYFGEWILNPTNYAFQRIHNNMFDPALIGDKPKWYAHQLQPIHYRVYDSNSQLAEALSVPRERDSDSDPTDDSGSDSMDYDDSSSSYSSLGDFVSEMMKCDINGDTPNVDPLTHAALGDASEVEIDELQNQKESEEPGPDSENSQENPPLRSSSSTTASSSPSTVIHGANSEPADSTEVDDKAAVGVSKPPPTVPPSIGKSNVDRRQTEIGEGSVHRRTYDNPYFEPQYGFPPEEEDDEQGESYTPRFSQHVNGNRAQKMLRPNSLKLASDSDAESDSRASSPTSTVSNTSTEGFGGIMSFASSLYRNHSTSFSLSNLTLPTKGAREKTTPFPSLKGNRRALVDQKSSVIKHSPTVKREPPSPQGRSSNSSENQQFLKEVVHSVLDGQGVGWLNMKKVRRLLESEQLRVFVLSKLNRTVQSEDDARQDVIPDVEISRKVYKGMLDLLKCTVLSLEQSYAHAGLGGMASIFGLLEIAQTHYYSKEPDKRKRSPTESVNTPVGKDPGLAGRGDPKAMAQLRVPQLGPRAPSAAGKGPKELDTRSLKEENFVASVGPEVIKPVFDLGETEEKKSQISADSGVSLTSGSQRTDTDSVIGVSPAVMIRSSSQDSEVSTVSNSSGETLGADSDLSSNAGDGPGGEGSTHLASSRGTLSDSEIETNSATSTIFGKAHSLKPSVKEKLVGSPVRSSEDVSQRVYLYEGLLGRDKGSMWDQLEDAAMETFSISKERSTLWDQMQFWEDAFLDAVMLEREGMGMDQGPQEMIDRYLSLGEHDRKRLEDDEDRLLATLLHNLISYMLLMKVNKNDIRKKVRRLMGKSHIGLVYSQQINEVLDQLVNLNGRDLSIRSSGSRHMKKQTFVVHAGTDTNGDIFFMEVCDDCVVLRSNIGTVYERWWYEKLINMTYCPKTKVLCLWRRNGSETQLNKFYTKKCRELYYCVKDSMERAAARQQSIKPGPELGGEFPVQDMKTGEGGLLQVTLEGINLKFMHNQVFIELNHIKKCNTVRGVFVLEEFVPEIKEVVSHKYKTPMAHEICYSVLCLFSYVAAVRSSEEDLRTPPRPVSS; this is encoded by the exons ATGGTGCAAAAGAAGAAGTTCTGTCCTCGGTTACTTGACTATCTCGTGATCGTAGGGGCCAG GCACCCAAGCAGTGATAGTGTGGCCCAGACTCCTGAATTATTACGGCGCTACCCACTGGAGGACCACGCTGAGTTTCCCCTGCCCCCAGACGTAGTGTTCTTCTGCCAACCAGAGGGCTGTCTGAGTGTGCGGCAGCGGCGCATGAGCCTGCGGGATGATACTTCTTTTGTCTTCACCCTCACTGACAAGGACACTGGAGTCACTCGTTATGGCATCTGTGTTAACTTCTACCGCTCCTTCCAGAAGCGTATGCCTAAGGACaagggggatgggggggcagggTCCCGTGGGAAGGAAGGACCCCGTGCTACTTGTGCCCCAGAAGAGATTGGCACTGAGAGCTCAGAGAGTGGCTTGTCCCTGCAGCCTCCCAGTGCTGACTCTGCCCCTAATGTAACTCAGTCTCCTCGGGGCAAACCCCGAGCCAAGACGGGGAGCCGCTCCCGCAATAGTACTCTGACATCCTTGTGCGTGCTCAGCCACTATCCCTTCTTCTCCACCTTCCGAGAATGTCTGTACACCCTCAAACGTCTGGTGGACTGCTGCAGTGAGCGGCTGCTGGGCAAGAAACTAGGCATCCCTCGAGGTATACAAAG GGACACTATGTGGCGCATCTTTACTGGATCATTGCTAGTGGAGGAGAAGTCAAGTGCCCTTCTTCATGACCTTCGAGAGATTGAGGCCTGGATCTATCGATTGCTGCGCTCCCCAGTGCCTGTCTCTGGGCAGAAGCGAGTGGACATTGAGGTCCTACCCCAGGAGCTCCAACAAGCTCTGACCTTTGCTCTTCCAGACCCTTCTCGATTCACCCTAGTGGATTTCCCACTGCACCTTCCCTTGGAACTTCTGGGTGTGGATGCCTGTCTCCAGGTGCTAACCTGCATCCTGTTAGAGCACAAG GTGGTGCTACAGTCCCGAGACTACAATGCCCTCTCTATGTCTGTGATGGCGTTTGTGGCAATGATCTACCCGCTGGAGTATATGTTTCCTGTAATCCCACTGCTGCCCACCTGCATGGCATCGGCAGAACAG cTGCTGTTAGCTCCAACTCCGTACATCATCGGGGTCCCTGCCAGCTTCTTCCTCTACAAACTGGACTTCAAAATGCCTGATGATGTATGGCTGGTGGATCTGGACAGCAATAGG GTGATTGCCCCCACCAATGCAGAAATGCTACCAATCCTGCCAGAACCGGAATCGTTGGagctgaaaaagcatttgaagcAG GCCCTTGCCAGCATGAGTCTCAACACCCAGCCCATCCTCAATCTGGAGAAATTCCATGAAGGCCAAGAGATCCCCCTTCTCTTGGGTAGGCCTTCTAACGACTTGCAGTCCACACCTTCCACTGAATTCAACCCACTCATCTATGGCAATGATGTAGATTCTGTGGATGTTGCAACCAG AGTGGCCATGGTCCGTTTCTTCAACTCCCCCAACGTGCTGCAGGGCTTTCAGATGCACACACGTACCCTGCGTCTCTTCCCTCGGCCTGTGGTAGCTTTTCAAGCTGGCTCCTTTCTAGCCTCACGTCCCCGGCAGACTCCTTTTGCTGAGAAACTGGCCAGGACACAGGCTGTGGAGTACTTTGGAGAATGGATCCTTAACCCCACCAACTATGCCTTCCAGCGAATTCACAACA ACATGTTTGATCCAGCCCTGATTGGTGACAAGCCAAAGTGGTATGCTCATCAGCTGCAGCCTATCCATTATCGAGTCTATGATAGCAATTCCCAGCTGGCAGAGGCACTGAGTGTGCCACGAGAGCGTGACTCTGACTCTGACCCTACTGATGACAG TGGCAGTGATAGTATGGATTATGATGACTCAAGCTCTTCCTACTCCTCCCTTGGTGACTTTGTCAGTGAAATGATGAAATGTGACATCAATGGTGATACTCCCA ATGTGGATCCATTGACACACGCAGCCCTGGGGGATGCCAGTGAGGTGGAGATTGATGAGCTGCAAAACCAGAAGGAATCAGAGGAACCTGGCCCAGATAGTGAGAACTCTCAGGAAAACCCGCCACTGCGCTCCAGCTCCAGCACCACTGCCAGCAGTAGCCCCAGCACTGTCATCCATGGAGCTAATTCT GAACCTGCTGACTCAACGGAGGTGGACGATAAGGCAGCAGTAGGTGTCTCCAAGCCCCCCCCCACAGTGCCTCCCAGCATTGGCAAATCGAACGTGGACAGGCGTCAGACAGAAATTGGAGAGGGGTCAGTGCACCGGCGAACCTATGACAATCCATACTTCGAGCCCCAGTATGGCTTTCCCCCTGAGGAGGAGGATGATGAGCAGGGGGAAAGTTACACTCCCCGATTCAGCCAACATGTCAATGGCAATCG GGCTCAAAAGATGCTGCGGCCCAACAGCTTGAAACTGGCAAGCGACTCAGATGCAGAGTCAGACTCTCGAGCGAGCTCTCCCACCTCCACCGTCTCCAACACCAGCACCGAGGGCTTCGGGGGCATCATGTCTTTTGCCA GCAGCCTGTATCGAAACCACAGTACAAGCTTCAGTCTTTCAAACCTCACACTGCCCACCAAAGGTGCCCGAGAGAAGACGACCCCCTTCCCCAGTCTGAAAG GAAACAGGAGGGCCTTAGTGGACCAGAAGTCATCTGTTATTAAACACAGCCCAACAGTGAAAAGAGAGCCTCCATCACCTCAGGGTCGATCCAGCAATTCTAG TGAGAACCAGCAGTTCCTGAAGGAAGTGGTACACAGCGTGCTGGATGGCCAGGGTGTTGGCTGGCTCAACATGAAAAAGGTGCGTCGGCTGCTGGAGAGTGAGCAGCTGCGAGTCTTTGTCCTGAGCAAGCTGAACCGAACTGTGCAGTCAGAGGATGATGCCCGGCAGGACGTCATCCCCGATGTG GAGATCAGCAGAAAGGTGTACAAGGGGATGTTAGACCTGCTCAAGTGCACAGTACTCAGCCTGGAGCAGTCCTATGCCCACGCAGGTCTGGGTGGCATGGCCAGCATCTTTGGGCTTCTGGAGATTGCCCAGACCCACTACTATAGTAAAG AACCAGACAAGCGGAAGAGAAGTCCAACAGAGAGTGTAAATACACCAGTTGGCAAGGATCCTGGCCTGGCTGGGCGGGGGGACCCAAAAGCTATGGCACAGCTGAGAGTACCCCAGCTGGGCCCTCGGGCGCCAAGTGCTGCAGGAAAGGGTCCCAAAGAACTAGACACCAGAAGtttaaaggaagagaattttGTAGCATCTGTTG GGCCTGAAGTAATCAAACCCGTCTTTGACCTTGGTGAGACAGAGGAGAAAAAGTCCCAGATCAGCGCAGACAGTGGTGTGAGCCTGACATCTGGTTCCCAG AGGACTGATACAGACTCTGTCATTGGTGTGAGTCCAGCTGTTATGATCCGAAGCTCAAGTCAGGACTCTGAAGTTAGCACC gtGAGTAATAGTTCTGGAGAGACCCTTGGAGCAGATAGTGACCTGAGCAGCAATGCAGGTGATGGACCAGGTGGTGAAGGCAGCACCCACTTGGCAAGCTCTCGGGGCACTTTGTCTGATAGTGAAATTGAGACCAATTCTGCTACCAGCACCATCTTT GGGAAAGCCCATAGCTTGAAGCCAAGTGTAAAGGAGAAGCTGGTGGGCAGCCCAGTTCGCTCTTCCGAAGATGTAAGCCAGCGGGTCTATCTGTACGAGGGACTCCTAG GAAGGGACAAAGGATCGATGTGGGACCAGTTAGAGGATGCGGCTATGGAGACCTTTTCTATAA GCAAAGAACGTTCTACTTTGTGGGACCAAATGCAGTTCTGGGAAGATGCATTCTTAGATGCTGTGATGTTGGAGAGAGAAGGGATGGGAATGGACCAGGGTCCCCAGGAAATGATCGACAG GTACCTGTCCCTGGGAGAACATGACCGGAAGCGCCTAGAGGATGATGAAGATCGTTTGCTGGCCACACTTTTGCACAACCTCATCTCCTACATGCTGCTGATGAAG GTAAATAAGAATGACATCCGGAAGAAGGTGAGGCGCCTAATGGgaaagtcccatattgggcttgtGTACAGCCAGCAAATCAATGAAGTGCTTGATCAGCTGGTGAACCTG aaTGGACGTGATCTCTCTATCCGGTCCAGTGGCAGCCGGCACATGAAAAAGCAGACATTTGTGGTACATGCAGGGACAGACACAAATGGAGACATCTTCTTCATGGAG GTGTGTGATGACTGTGTGGTGTTACGTAGTAACATCGGGACGGTGTATGAGCGCTGGTGGTATGAGAAGCTCATCAACATGACCTACTGTCCCAAGACCAAGGTGTTGTGCTTGTGGCGTAGAAATGGCTCTGAGACTCAGCTCAACAAATTCTATACTAAGAAG TGTCGGGAGCTGTACTACTGTGTGAAGGACAGCATGGAGCGGGCTGCTGCCCGGCAGCAAAGCATCAAACCTG GCCCTGAACTGGGTGGCGAGTTCCCTGTGCAGGACATGAAGACTGGTGAGGGTGGCTTGCTGCAGGTCACCCTAGAAGGGATCAATCTCAAGTTCATGCACAACCAG GTTTTCATAGAGCTGAATCACATTAAAAAGTGCAATACAGTCCGAGGCGTCTTTGTCCTGGAGGAATTTG TTCCTGAAATTAAAGAAGTGGTGAGCCACAAGTACAAGACACCAATG GCCCATGAGATCTGCTACTCTGTGTTGTGTCTCTTCTCGTATGTGGCTGCAGTTCGTAGCAGTGAGGAAGATCTCAGGACCCCACCCCGGCCCGTCTCGAGCTGA